A single genomic interval of Lacrimispora sphenoides JCM 1415 harbors:
- a CDS encoding glutamine amidotransferase, translated as MNKKILLAGESWMSYTTHVKGFDSFYTSSYETGEKWLKKALEKAGYEVTFLPNHLASDEFPFTMEELKQYDGVILSDIGANTLLLPVATFTHSRKMPDRCKLIRDYVLDGGALLMIGGYMTFSGVDAKGKWHDTAVQEVLPVEVLTVDDRMEHCDGAKPVVGEAHEAISGLPSDWPEVLGYNKTVAKPEAIVPVTIENDPFLALGTYGKGRSAAFTTDCAPHWAPPEFCEWEYYDQLWKGILDWLTEK; from the coding sequence ATGAATAAGAAAATATTATTGGCAGGAGAATCCTGGATGAGTTATACTACACATGTAAAGGGGTTTGATTCTTTTTATACCTCTTCTTATGAGACGGGAGAAAAGTGGCTGAAAAAGGCACTGGAGAAAGCTGGTTACGAGGTAACGTTCCTTCCAAATCACCTGGCATCGGACGAATTTCCATTCACCATGGAAGAATTAAAGCAGTATGACGGGGTCATTCTGTCCGATATCGGAGCAAATACCCTGCTTCTTCCTGTTGCGACCTTTACACACAGCCGTAAGATGCCGGACCGTTGTAAGCTGATCCGGGATTATGTTCTGGATGGAGGCGCACTTTTGATGATCGGAGGATATATGACATTTTCCGGCGTAGATGCAAAGGGAAAGTGGCATGATACCGCTGTCCAGGAAGTTCTTCCTGTGGAGGTTCTGACTGTGGATGACAGAATGGAACACTGCGATGGTGCAAAGCCTGTTGTAGGAGAAGCCCATGAAGCCATATCCGGACTTCCGTCGGACTGGCCGGAGGTTTTGGGGTACAATAAAACAGTGGCAAAGCCGGAAGCAATTGTACCCGTTACCATAGAAAATGATCCGTTCCTGGCACTGGGAACCTATGGAAAAGGAAGAAGTGCAGCATTTACCACAGATTGCGCCCCTCACTGGGCTCCGCCGGAATTTTGTGAGTGGGAATATTACGATCAGCTTTGGAAGGGGATCCTTGACTGGCTGACGGAGAAATAG
- a CDS encoding glucose PTS transporter subunit IIA has protein sequence MEREELARKIIEHVGGVGNIKSLSHCMTRLRFFLLDDNKANEEELKKLSILGVQKQGGQYQVIVGNDVSKVYKEIMKQYPGIAGGENVPDNAGEKKGSIFNRMLATLTAILVAPLSAIIGGGLILGIRYMFTTLHILPGDSSLIFLLTVIGNSSLYFFPFLLAVSAAKRFNTNIYMAMGIAAAMLDPNIIAKVGEDPVMLFGAIPIPMINYGSSVIPIILAVWFMSKVYGWLDDHLPSMITVIFVPLLTFLIVIPINLILIAPLATYLTTYVSNGLEWLINLNLGIAGFVIGSTRPLLVLVGLHHAVRPLQYMQLETLGYTIIAPATFISTMSQATAAFAVAVLVKDRKSKQIATSSTISGYLGITEPALYGIIFKYRAALVGCILGGGLGGMVSTMMGAKAFSSGLPSLLTTPIFMGDKPLSIVFGLIVMFVSTFGITWFLGKTVFKLNDNVVLTNGISEVETAKGKAEPGHLVFSPVSGQICKLEDINDETFSSKLLGEGIGIVPSENLVVAPGDGTVNTVFHTNHALGLITEAGTEVLIHIGLDTVKLEGEFFTARCKAGDKVKKGDALIEFNREQIAAAGYDTTVIVVISNTPAYGNIQPEFENGPIFAGEKILTVR, from the coding sequence ATGGAACGAGAAGAATTAGCAAGAAAAATTATAGAGCATGTAGGAGGGGTAGGAAATATCAAGTCTTTGTCCCATTGCATGACACGGCTTCGGTTTTTCTTATTGGATGACAATAAAGCCAATGAAGAGGAATTAAAGAAACTTTCCATACTTGGTGTCCAGAAGCAGGGAGGCCAGTACCAGGTTATCGTCGGAAATGACGTATCCAAGGTATATAAGGAAATCATGAAGCAGTATCCGGGGATTGCCGGAGGAGAAAATGTCCCGGATAACGCCGGAGAGAAGAAAGGAAGTATTTTTAACCGTATGCTTGCAACACTGACTGCCATATTGGTTGCACCGCTTTCCGCTATTATCGGCGGCGGTTTGATATTGGGTATCCGGTATATGTTTACTACCCTGCACATTTTGCCGGGTGACAGCTCACTTATTTTCCTGCTTACGGTAATCGGTAATTCTTCCCTTTATTTTTTCCCATTTCTGCTTGCAGTTTCGGCTGCCAAACGCTTCAATACCAACATTTACATGGCTATGGGGATAGCTGCTGCCATGTTGGATCCCAATATCATAGCAAAGGTTGGGGAAGATCCGGTAATGCTTTTTGGGGCAATACCTATTCCTATGATTAATTATGGAAGCAGTGTTATACCAATTATCCTGGCGGTATGGTTCATGAGCAAGGTATATGGCTGGCTGGATGACCATCTGCCTTCAATGATTACCGTTATATTTGTTCCTCTGCTGACTTTTTTGATTGTTATTCCAATAAACTTAATATTAATCGCACCTCTGGCTACTTACCTGACAACTTATGTGTCAAATGGCCTTGAGTGGCTGATAAACTTGAATCTTGGAATCGCAGGTTTTGTGATCGGTTCGACCCGCCCGCTGCTGGTATTGGTAGGTTTGCATCATGCTGTCCGCCCTCTTCAGTATATGCAGTTAGAAACCCTTGGATATACCATAATTGCCCCGGCTACATTTATATCCACCATGTCCCAGGCAACCGCCGCATTTGCCGTTGCTGTACTTGTTAAAGACCGGAAGAGTAAGCAGATTGCAACTTCTTCCACCATTTCAGGCTATTTAGGTATTACCGAGCCTGCTCTGTATGGAATTATCTTTAAATATCGGGCAGCTCTGGTGGGCTGTATCTTAGGCGGCGGCCTTGGGGGTATGGTAAGTACCATGATGGGGGCGAAGGCCTTTTCATCAGGGCTGCCCAGTCTATTGACAACCCCGATATTCATGGGGGACAAGCCCCTCTCCATAGTTTTCGGCCTGATTGTAATGTTTGTGTCTACATTCGGAATTACGTGGTTTCTTGGAAAAACTGTGTTTAAGCTGAATGATAACGTGGTCTTAACCAATGGAATATCTGAAGTCGAAACGGCTAAGGGGAAAGCAGAACCAGGGCATCTGGTGTTCAGCCCTGTCAGTGGGCAGATCTGTAAACTGGAGGATATTAATGACGAAACATTCTCCAGCAAATTATTAGGTGAAGGTATCGGTATCGTTCCGAGTGAAAACTTGGTTGTCGCTCCCGGGGATGGTACGGTCAATACAGTTTTCCATACCAACCATGCACTTGGTCTGATTACGGAGGCTGGTACGGAGGTACTTATTCATATTGGACTTGATACGGTAAAACTGGAAGGGGAATTCTTTACTGCCAGATGTAAGGCAGGGGATAAGGTGAAAAAAGGGGATGCTCTTATTGAGTTTAACCGGGAACAGATTGCAGCAGCTGGTTATGATACCACGGTTATTGTAGTAATTTCCAATACCCCGGCTTATGGGAATATCCAGCCTGAATTTGAAAATGGGCCTATTTTTGCAGGTGAGAAGATATTAACTGTCAGATAG
- a CDS encoding LacI family DNA-binding transcriptional regulator — protein sequence MRATIKDIANDTGLSVTTVSLVLNGKAHKIPEETKKRIMESAQKLNYRPNQLAVSLVKKRSKTIGLIIPDIGNIFYANMVKGIEECCREYGRTLVLCNTNDLHKRDMEYIRFLADQGVDGIIYVMSRESDETAGKESVRLLEQLQLPFVLLDRFLTDVDCAEVILDHEMGGYLAARHLAELGHKKIACVTGPANLADSERRLNGYARALQEFHIPFDERLVYEGDYTMECGERAVSALMQYGYTAVFACNDLSAFGVCRQLSQYHKKVPVDISVVGYDDVLYAEMMAVPLTTVRQPVYEMGVESVKRLISLIKKKKLEKRQAVFEPKLIIRSSTMEIGQEYNI from the coding sequence ATGAGAGCGACAATTAAGGACATTGCGAATGACACAGGACTATCTGTGACGACGGTATCTCTGGTATTAAATGGGAAGGCTCATAAGATACCGGAGGAAACCAAAAAACGGATTATGGAATCGGCACAAAAGCTTAACTATCGGCCGAATCAGCTGGCAGTCAGTCTGGTTAAAAAGAGAAGCAAAACCATAGGTCTAATTATTCCTGATATCGGAAATATCTTTTACGCCAATATGGTAAAGGGGATTGAGGAGTGTTGCAGGGAGTATGGCAGAACACTGGTCTTGTGCAACACCAACGATCTCCATAAGAGGGACATGGAATATATCCGTTTTCTGGCTGACCAGGGGGTAGACGGAATCATCTATGTCATGTCCAGAGAAAGCGATGAGACAGCCGGTAAAGAATCGGTTCGCTTATTGGAACAGCTGCAGCTGCCGTTTGTGCTTCTGGACCGCTTTCTTACGGATGTGGACTGCGCAGAAGTTATCCTGGATCATGAAATGGGAGGGTATCTGGCAGCGAGACATCTGGCAGAGCTTGGCCATAAGAAGATAGCCTGTGTAACAGGTCCTGCAAATTTGGCGGATTCAGAAAGAAGATTGAACGGATATGCCCGAGCGCTGCAGGAATTTCATATTCCTTTTGATGAAAGGCTGGTTTATGAAGGTGATTATACCATGGAATGCGGGGAACGTGCTGTATCGGCGCTGATGCAGTATGGATATACGGCGGTATTTGCCTGCAACGACCTATCAGCTTTTGGAGTGTGCAGGCAGCTGTCCCAATACCATAAGAAAGTACCTGTAGATATATCGGTGGTAGGATATGATGATGTTTTGTATGCGGAAATGATGGCGGTTCCTCTTACAACGGTCAGACAGCCTGTATATGAGATGGGCGTAGAGTCAGTCAAACGGCTGATCTCCCTGATAAAAAAGAAAAAATTAGAAAAAAGACAAGCGGTATTTGAACCGAAATTGATTATAAGAAGCAGTACAATGGAAATTGGACAGGAGTACAATATATGA
- a CDS encoding ribokinase has product MKILNFGSLNIDYVYQMDHFVREGETISSDSLEIFCGGKGLNQSLALSKSGVKVWHAGAVGELDGEILTQQLEQFGIDTSNIKRVKNKTGHAIIQKNQEGQNGILLYGGANQEITKDQVDHVLNEFWEGDFLILQNEINEVGYIMEQAYGKGMRIVLNPSPMNRKIWSYPLHYVEFFILNEIEAGDICQKSGSGRELLGQLAEKFPGAKILLTLGQDGSLYKDGDQVFEQEIYEVQVVDTTGAGDTFTGYFIGGLALGETPGQALDHAAKAASIAVSRAGAAPSIPTRDEVLNGY; this is encoded by the coding sequence ATGAAAATATTAAATTTTGGTTCTTTGAATATTGATTATGTTTACCAGATGGATCATTTTGTCAGAGAGGGAGAAACCATATCCTCTGATTCATTGGAGATATTTTGCGGAGGAAAAGGCCTCAACCAGTCTCTGGCACTGAGCAAAAGCGGCGTCAAAGTCTGGCATGCAGGAGCGGTTGGGGAACTGGACGGTGAAATATTGACCCAGCAGCTGGAGCAGTTCGGCATAGATACAAGTAATATTAAGCGGGTAAAAAATAAGACAGGCCATGCCATAATACAAAAGAATCAGGAAGGACAAAATGGCATCCTTTTATATGGCGGAGCGAATCAGGAAATAACAAAGGATCAGGTGGACCATGTTTTAAATGAGTTTTGGGAAGGGGATTTTCTCATTCTTCAAAACGAAATCAACGAAGTTGGATATATTATGGAGCAGGCATACGGGAAAGGAATGAGAATCGTTTTGAATCCTTCCCCCATGAACCGCAAAATATGGAGTTACCCTCTTCATTATGTGGAGTTTTTTATATTGAATGAGATTGAAGCCGGGGATATCTGTCAAAAATCCGGTAGCGGCAGAGAGCTCCTGGGTCAGCTGGCAGAAAAATTCCCGGGCGCAAAGATTCTTTTGACACTGGGGCAAGATGGTTCTTTATACAAAGACGGCGATCAGGTGTTTGAGCAGGAAATCTATGAGGTACAGGTGGTTGATACAACAGGGGCCGGGGATACCTTTACCGGCTATTTTATAGGCGGACTTGCTCTGGGAGAAACTCCCGGACAGGCTTTGGATCATGCGGCAAAGGCTGCTTCTATTGCAGTATCCAGAGCAGGTGCTGCACCTTCGATACCCACGAGGGATGAAGTTTTAAATGGATATTAA
- a CDS encoding M20 family metallopeptidase → MKKAGWEEEAVQLLKDLMGIRTVNGKDGEKPAAEYICQYLNSRGVNAFVQDIGEEKGNVIALLPGDDADKGMIWNGHLDTVDYGQLESWDRPPWTPVIHNGFLFGRGASDMKSGLAALVYVLGMLGEAGKKPKTSIQFLGTCDEERGGTGAKAIISGGYMMEASTLLIGEPTGCTVGIGQKGCIWLELEVRGKTSHGAYPEEGCNAVTCAYEAAEGLADWIRGHDHPVLGSATAQITEIQGGIQPNMTPDVCTVLLDIRTVPGLTYEKILCRLETVFQDISRNSGGIPSLTTTIKNHRISIEADKASWGVSQLVKSMEAAGIKEAYSGISYFTDASILAEGKEGLTTVLFGPGSADMAHKPNECVCIADYLKAVRALANMAAARSEDESDN, encoded by the coding sequence ATGAAGAAGGCAGGCTGGGAAGAGGAAGCGGTACAGCTTTTAAAGGATTTGATGGGAATCAGAACAGTCAACGGAAAAGACGGAGAGAAACCGGCAGCAGAATATATCTGCCAATACTTAAATAGCCGTGGAGTGAACGCCTTTGTTCAGGATATTGGAGAAGAAAAGGGAAACGTGATTGCCCTGCTTCCGGGAGATGATGCGGATAAGGGAATGATCTGGAATGGACATTTGGACACGGTGGACTACGGTCAGCTTGAGAGCTGGGACCGGCCGCCATGGACCCCGGTGATACATAACGGTTTCCTCTTTGGGCGGGGAGCCAGTGACATGAAGAGCGGACTGGCTGCCCTGGTATATGTTCTCGGTATGCTGGGGGAGGCTGGGAAGAAGCCGAAAACTTCTATCCAATTTCTGGGGACATGTGACGAAGAGCGGGGAGGGACCGGAGCAAAGGCCATTATTTCCGGCGGATATATGATGGAAGCATCGACTCTACTGATCGGAGAACCGACGGGCTGTACCGTTGGAATCGGACAAAAAGGCTGTATCTGGCTAGAATTGGAAGTAAGAGGTAAGACCAGCCACGGGGCATATCCGGAAGAAGGCTGCAATGCAGTTACCTGTGCATATGAGGCGGCCGAGGGTCTGGCAGACTGGATCCGTGGACATGACCACCCGGTACTAGGCAGCGCTACTGCCCAGATTACAGAAATCCAGGGAGGGATACAACCGAACATGACACCGGATGTGTGTACTGTTTTATTAGATATCCGGACCGTGCCGGGACTTACTTATGAAAAGATCCTCTGCCGGCTGGAGACGGTATTTCAGGACATCAGCCGGAATTCAGGAGGTATCCCCAGTCTGACTACTACAATTAAAAATCACAGAATAAGCATTGAAGCGGACAAGGCTTCCTGGGGAGTTTCCCAGCTGGTTAAGAGTATGGAGGCTGCCGGAATTAAGGAAGCCTATTCAGGAATTTCCTACTTTACGGATGCCTCCATACTGGCCGAAGGAAAAGAAGGGCTGACGACCGTCTTATTTGGACCAGGCTCCGCAGATATGGCGCACAAGCCCAATGAATGTGTATGCATCGCGGATTACCTTAAGGCAGTACGGGCATTGGCAAATATGGCAGCAGCGAGGAGTGAGGATGAGAGCGACAATTAA
- a CDS encoding PRD domain-containing protein: MYVEKRINNNVLLASEDGQQMVLVGKGIGFQAYPGNKIDKSRVEKTFYPTNNMTFTQMAALMTGCGPNELRAVFKIVNMAKETFKELNDNMFFSLLDHLSFALKRREIQMDIVNPLEWEIKKFYSREYQMGIKALEIIKADLGTQLPDSEAAFFALHIVNAQIDSVTGEEIFGITEMTNSILKLVKYFYQCEFDEDSVFFHRFITHVRYYLMRRLKGEEVAPTEREIIDSVRKADSQAYECANKIAQYIYERQRWETSETEKMYLMLHIINLVKKVNK; encoded by the coding sequence TTGTATGTAGAAAAGCGTATCAATAATAATGTACTTTTGGCGTCAGAGGATGGACAGCAGATGGTTCTGGTGGGGAAAGGCATTGGTTTTCAGGCTTATCCTGGTAATAAAATAGATAAAAGCAGGGTTGAGAAAACCTTTTATCCTACAAACAACATGACGTTCACTCAAATGGCAGCCCTTATGACGGGGTGTGGTCCAAATGAGTTAAGGGCAGTTTTTAAAATTGTAAATATGGCAAAGGAAACATTTAAAGAATTAAATGACAATATGTTCTTTTCCTTACTTGATCATTTATCCTTTGCCCTTAAGCGTCGGGAAATCCAGATGGATATAGTAAATCCGCTGGAATGGGAGATAAAGAAGTTCTACTCCAGAGAATACCAGATGGGCATCAAGGCATTAGAAATTATAAAGGCTGATTTAGGGACGCAGCTTCCTGACAGCGAAGCCGCATTTTTTGCCCTTCACATTGTTAATGCACAGATAGATAGTGTAACGGGTGAGGAGATTTTTGGGATCACCGAAATGACAAATTCTATTTTAAAGCTGGTCAAGTATTTTTATCAGTGCGAGTTTGATGAGGACAGCGTGTTCTTTCACCGTTTTATAACTCATGTAAGGTATTATCTGATGAGACGGTTAAAAGGTGAGGAGGTCGCCCCTACAGAAAGGGAGATTATTGACTCGGTCCGCAAAGCAGATTCCCAGGCTTATGAATGTGCGAACAAGATTGCCCAGTATATTTATGAGAGGCAGAGATGGGAAACTTCCGAAACAGAGAAAATGTACTTAATGCTGCATATTATTAATCTAGTAAAAAAGGTAAATAAATAA